CCAGCTCGTAGCGGACCCCGAAGTCCTTGATCCAGGCGTGGGATTCGGTGAGCTGGAACGGTCCCTCGGCGCCCGGGTCGAACCGCACGAGCTGGACGGCGGCGAGCGCCAGGGTGGCGAGCGAGAAGACCAGTGCGAGCCACTTGGCGGCCGAGCGCCGCGCGGCCGGGACGGCGGCGGTGAGGACCGCGCCGAGCGCGGGAACCACGGCCGTGGCCGTCAGCAGGGGAAATGACATGGATCAGACCGCCCTCATCAGCAGGGTGGCGACGATGAGCACCGCCGCACCGCCGAACATCGAGACCGCGTAACTGCGCGCGTAACCGTTCTGCAGCTTGCGCATCCGGCCCGAGAGCCCGCCGACGGAGGCGGCGGTGCCGTTGACGACGCCGTCGACCAGGCTGTGGTCGACGTAGACCAGGCTGCGGGTGAGGTGCTCGCCGCCGCGGACCAGCACCACGTGGTTGAAGTCGTCCTGGAGCAGATCGCGGCGGGCGGCCCGGGTCAGCAGGCTGCCGCGCGGCGCGGTGACCGGAACGGGACCGCGCCCGTACTGGAACCAGGCGAGCGTGACGCCGACGACGAGCACCACCACGGTCGCGGCCGTCACCGTCAGGGCACTGACCGGCGAATTCCCGTGCGCGTGACCGGTGACGGGCTCCAGCCACTTCAGGAAGGCGTCGTTGAGGCTGAACAGCCCGCCGGCGAAGACCGATCCGAAGGCCAGCACGACCATGGGGATCGTCATCGTCCGCGGCGACTCGTGCGGGTGGGGCAGCTCCCCGGCCCCTTCCGTCCCCGCGGCCGGCTCAGCACCGGGCTCCTGCGCGGACGGGGCCGGCTGCCAGCGCTTGTCACCGAAGAAGGTCATGATCATGACCCGGGTCATGTAGTACGCCGTGATGGCCGCGCCGAGCAGTGCCACCCCGCCGAGGATCCAGCCCTCCGTGCCGCCCTTGGCGAAGGCGGCCTCGATGATCTTGTCCTTGGAGAAGAAGCCGGACAGACCGGGGAAGCCGATGATGGCGAGATAGCCGAGGCCGAAGGTGACGAACGTGACCGGCATGTACTTCCGCAGGCCGCCGTAACGCCGCATGTCGACCTCGCCGTTCATGCCGTGCATGACCGATCCCGCCCCGAGGAAGAGGCCGGCCTTGAAGAAGCCGTGGGTCACCAGGTGCATGATGGCGAAGACATAGCCGATCGGGCCGAGCCCGGCTGCGAGGATCATGTACCCGATCTGGGACATGGTCGAGCCGGCCAGGGCCTTCTTGATGTCGTCCTTCGCGCAACCGACGATCGCACCGAAGAGCAGCGTGACCGCGCCGACCGTGACGACCGCCAACTGGGCGTCCGGAGCGCCGTTGAAGATCGCCCCGGAGCGGGTGATCAGATACACCCCGGCGGTCACCATCGTCGCCGCGTGGATGAGGGCCGAGACCGGGGTCGGGCCCTCCATCGCGTCACCGAGCCAGGACTGCAGCGGCACCTGGGCGGACTTTCCGCAGGCGGCGAGGAGCAGCATCAGCGCGACGGCCGTCAGCTTGCCCTGCCCCGCGTCGCCCGCGCTCTCCAGGACCGGCCCGAAGGCGAAGGTGCCGAAGGTGGTGAACATCAGCATGATCGCGATCGAGAGGCCGACGTCACCGACACGGTTGACGATGAACGCCTTCTTCGCGGCGGTGGCCGCGCTGGGCTTGTGCTGCCAGAAGCCGATCAGCAGGAACGAGGCGAGGCCGACGCCCTCCCAGCCCACGTACAGCAGCAGGTAGTTGTCGGCGACGACGAGCAACAGCATCGCGGCGAGGAACAGGTTCAGATAGCCGAAGAAGCGCCGCCGCTTCTCGTCGTGCTCCATATAGCCGACCGAGTAGAGGTGGATCAGCGTGCCCACGCCCGTGATCAGCAGGACGAAGGTCATCGACAGCTGGTCGAGCTGGAAGCCGACGTCCGCCCGGAAGCCGCCGACCGGCACCCAGCTGAACACCGTGGTGTGCAGGGCGCGCCGCTCGCCGTCACGGCCCAGCATGTCGGCGAAGAGCACCACGCCGATGGCGAACGACACGGCCGCGAGCAGGGTGCCGATCCAATGGCCGCTCTTGTCCAGCCGCCGCCCGCCGCACAGCAGCAGGGCCGCGCCCAGCAGCGGTGCCGCGACGAGCAATCCGATGAGGTTCTCCACAGCGTCCCCTTACAGCTTCAGCAGGCTGGCGTCGTCGACCGAGGCCGAGTGGCGGGAGCGGAAGATCGTCATGATGATCGCCAGGCCGACGACGACTTCGGCGGCGGCCACGACCATCGTGAAGAAGGCGATGATCTGGCCGTCGAGATTGCCGTGCATCCGGGAGAAGGCGACGAACGCCAGATTGCAGGCGTTCAGCATCAGCTCGACGCACATGAAGACGACGATCGCGTTCCGCCGGATCAGCACGCCGGCCGCTCCGATGGTGAACAACAGCGCCGCCAGATAGAGGTAGTTGACCGGGCTCACTTCGCGGCCCCCTTCGTGTCCTCGCTGTGGCCGCGCTCCACCCAGTCCCCGGAGCGCTGCTCCAGGGCCGCCAGCTCGGCGAGCGCCTGGCCGGATACGTCACGGATCTGGCCCCGGGCGCGGAGCGTCGGGCTGACGGTGAGCTCGGAGGGCGTGCCGTCGGGCAGCAGGCCGGGGATGTCCACGGCGTTGTGCCGGGCGTAGACGCCGGGTGCGGGCAGCGGCGGCAGCTGCTTGCCTTCCCGGACGCGCGCCTCGGACAGCTCGCGCTGGGTCGCGGCACGCTCGGCGCGCTCGCGGTGGGTGAGCACCATCGCGCCGACGGCGGCGGTGATCAGCAGGGCGCCGGTGAGCTCGAAGGCGAAGACGTACTTGGTGAAGATGAGGGCGGCGAGGCCCTGGACGTTGCCACCGGAGTTGGCCTGGCCGAGTCCGTTGAACTGGCGGAGCGAGGCATTGCCGAGGCCGGCGATGAGCAGGATGCCGAAGCCCAGCCCGCAGCAGGCGGCGAGCCAGCGCTGTCCCCTGATGGTCTCCTTGAGGGAGTCGGCGGCGGTGACGCCGACCAGCATGACGACGAAGAGGAACAGCATCATGATCGCGCCGGTGTAGACGACGATCTGGACGATGCCGAGGAAGTACGCGCCGTTGGCGAGGTAGAAGACCGCCAGGATGATCATGGTGGCGGCCAGCGACAGGGCGCTGTGCACGGCCTTCTTCATCAACACGGTGGCGAGCGCGCCGAGCACGGCGACGGTGCCCAGCACCCAGAACTGGACCGCCTCACCCGTGGAGGTGGCGGACGCGGCGGCGAAGGCGATCGTACCGGCACTCATTTCCCGGCCACCTTCCGTGAGGCGGGCTCCTCGGGGCCGAAGTCGGAGGCACCCTCCTGCGGCGCGGCCCCCTTGGAGACGGCGGTCTGCTGGACCGTTCCGGGTGCGGCGCCGGTCACCAGACCGCGGTAGTAGTCCTGCTCGGTCATCCCGGGGAAGATCGCGTGCGGGGTGTCGACCATCCGGTCGTCGAGCCCCGCCAGCAGCTCCTCCTTGGTGTAGATGAGGGAGGCGCGAGTGGTGTTGGCCAGCTCGTAGTCGTTGGTCATCGTCAGTGCCCGGGTGGGGCACGCCTCGACGCACAGGCCGCAGAGGATGCAGCGCAGGTAATTGATCTGGTAGACGCGGCCGTAGCGCTCACCCGGGGAGTAGCGCTCCTCGTCGGTGTTGTCCGCACCCTCCACATAGATCGCGTCCGCCGGGCAGGCCCACGCGCACAGCTCGCAGCCGACGCACTTCTCCAGGCCGTCGGGGTGGCGGTTGAGCTGGTGACGGCCGTGGAAGCGGGGGGCGGTGAGCTTTTTCTCCTCCGGGTACTGCTCGGTGAGCCGCTTCTTGAACATGGCCTTGAAGGTCACGCCGAAGCCGGCCACGGGGTTCTGGAAGGGGGTCCGGGGGGTGTCCCCCCGGGAGGGCTCAGCAGGCACCACCGGCCTCCTTTCCGTCACGGGAGTCGTCACTGAGAGTATCGACGCCACCACTGACAATCAGCTCGCGGTCCTGGCGCGACCGCCGGCGGGGCACCGGCGGCAGGGTCTGCCCGGGCAGCGGCGGCACGGGGAAGCCGCCCGCCATCGGGTCGAAGCCGGGCCCCGGCTCGGCGGGCACGCCGTCGGCGCCGTCCCGCTGCCCGCCGCGGTCGCGGAAGATGTCGAACACGAAGGAGACCAGCAGGATCGCGACGACCGCGCCGCCGACGTAGAGCACGATCTCCTGGAAGTCGTACCGCTCGTTGCGCAGCGCCCGCACCGTGGCGACGAGCATCAGCCAGACCATCGAGACGGGGATGAGGACCTTCCACCCCAGCTTCATGAACTGGTCGTAGCGCAGCCGCGGCAGCGTGCCGCGCAGCCAGATGAAGAAGAACAGCAGCAGCTGGAGCTTGATGACGAACCAGAGCATCGGCCACCAGCCGTGGTTCGCGCCCTCCCAGAACGCCGAGACCGGGTACGGGGCCCGCCAGCCGCCCAGGAAGAGCGTCACCGCGACCGCCGAGACCGTGACCATGTTGACGTACTCGGCCAGCATGAACATCGCGAACTTGATCGACGAGTACTCGGTGTTGAAGCCGCCGACCAGGTCGCCCTCGGACTCGGGCAGGTCGAACGGCGCCCGGTTGGTCTCGCCGACCATCGACACGATGTAGATCAGGAAGGACACCGGCAGCAGCAGCACATACCAGCGGTCCTCCTGCGCGTCGACGATCGTCGACGTCGACATGGAACCGGAGTAGAGGAAGACGGCGGCGAAGGAGACGCCCATCGCGATCTCGTAGGAGATCATCTGCGCGCAGGAGCGCAGCCCGCCGAGCAGCGGATAGGTCGAGCCGGAGGACCAGCCCGCGAGGACGATGCCGTAGATGCCGATGGAGGCGGTGGCCAGGATGTAGAGCACCGCGATCGGCAGATCGGTGAGCTGCATCGTCGTGCGCTGGCCGAAGATGGAGACCTCGTTGCCGGCCGGGCCGAAGGGGATCACCGCGATCGCCATGAAGGCCGGGACGGCGGCGACGACCGGGGCGAGGAGATAGACCGCCTTGTCGGCGCGCTTGACGATCACGTCCTCTTTGAGCATCAGCTTGATGCCGTCCGCGAGGGACTGCAGCATGCCCCAGGGGCCGTGCCGGTTGGGGCCGATGCGCAACTGCATCCAGGCGACGATCTTGCGCTCGAAGACGATCGAGAGCAGCACGGTCACCATGACGAACGCGAAGCAGAAGACCGCCTTGAGGGCGATCAGCCACCAGGGGTCCCGGCCGAACATCGACAGGTCCTCGGCGGCCAGTTCGTGGAGCGGGGCGAGGTTCGTGATCACAGCCGGACCTCCCGCGCACCGGTGCCGGCCGTATCCGCCCCGGAGGTGTCCGGGCCGATCCGTACGAGCGCGCCCGGGCTCGCGCCCACCGCGTCGGCGACCGAGCCGCCGACGGAGTTCAGCGGCAGCCACACCACCCGGTCCGGCATGGCCGTGACGGCGAGCGGCAGCCGCACCGTCCCGGCCGGGCCGGTCACCGCCAGCGGCTGGCCGTCGCGCACCCCCGCCTCCGCCGCCGTGGCGGCGGAGAGCCGGGCGAGCGCCGCGTGCCGGGTGCCGGCGAGGGCTTCGTCGCCGTCCTGCAGCCGTCCCTCGTCGAGCAGCAGCCGGTGGCCCGCGAGGACCGCTTCGCCGGGCCGGGGGGCGGGCAGCGGGCGGGCGGACTCGGCCGGGTCCGCCGCGTGCGCGCCGGTCCAGGTGCCGAGCCGGGCCATTTCCGCCCGTGCGGCCGGGACGTCCGGCAGCGCGAGGGCCGCGCCCATGGCGTCCGCGAGCATGTGCAGCACCCGGATGTCCGGCATGAGATGGCGCCGCGTCACCTGGTCCGGTTTGATCGCGAGCTCGAACGGGCGGGCCCGGCCCTCCCAGTTGAGGAACGTGCCCGACTTCTCCGCCACCGCGGCGACCGGCAGCACCACGTCCGCCCGGTCCGTCACCTCGCTCGGCCGCTGTTCCAGGCTGACGAGGAAGCCGATGGCGTCCAGCGCGGTACGCGCGCGTGCCGGGTCGGGCAGGTCCGCGACCTCCACCCCGGCCACCACCAGGGCACCCAGCTCGCCCGTGGCGGCCGCCTCGATGATCTGGCCGGTGTCCCGGCCGGGGCTGCGGGGCAGTTCACCCGTGCCCCACGCGACGGCCGTCTCCTCCCGCGCGCGCGGGTCGGTGGCCGGACGGCCGCCCGGCAGCAGGCCCGGCAGGGCGCCCGCCTCCAGCGCGCCCCGCTCGCCCGCCCGGCGCGGGATCCACACCAGGCTCGCCCCCGTCGTCGTGGCGGCCGCCACGGCGGCGGTCAGGGCGCCCGGCACGGCCGCCGTCCGCTCCCCCACGACGATCACCGAGCCGGGGGCGCGCAGCGCGTCGGCCGCGGCCCGGCCACCCGTGTCGAGCCCGCCGGAGAGACCGGTGGTGTCCGCCAGCGCCCGCAGCCACTCGGTCTCGGTGCCGGGGGCGGCGGGCAGCAGCGTGCCGCCGGCCTTCACCAGCCCGCGCGTGGCGTGCGTGGCGAGGGCGAAGAGGCGCTGCCCGTGCTTGCGGTGCGCCTTGCGCAGCCGCAGGAACACCCCGGGCGCCTCCTCCTCCGCCTCGAATCCGACGAGCAGCACCGCCGGGGCCTTCTCCAGCGCCGCGTACGTCAGCCCGCCGCCGTCGATGTCCCGGCCGCGGCCGGCGATCCGGGCCGCGAGGAAGTCGGCCTCTTCCGCGCTGTGCACGCGGGCGCGGAAGTCGATGTCATGGGTGTCGAGGGCGACGCGGGCGAACTTGGCGTAGGCGTAGGCGTCCTCGACCGTCAGCCGTCCGCCCGTGAGCACCCCGGCCCGGCCGCGCGCGGCGGACAGCCCGCGGGCCGCGGCGTCGAGCGCCTCGGGCCAGCTCGCCGGCTCCAGTACGCCGTCGGCGTTCCGCACGAGCGGGTGCGTCAGCCGGTCCGGCCGCTGCGCGTAGCGGAACGCGAAGCGGCCCTTGTCGCACACCCATTCCTCGTTGACCTCGGGGTCGTCGGCGGCGAGGCGGCGCATGACCTTGCCGCGCCGGTGGTCCGTGCGCGTCGCGCAGCCGCCCGCGCAGTGCTCGCAGACCGTCGGCGAGGAGACCAGGTCGAAGGGCCGGGCGCGGAAGCGGTACGCCGCCGAAGTGAGCGCCCCCACCGGGCAGATCTGGATGGTGTTGCCCGAGAAGTACGACTCGAAGGGGTCGCCCTCGCCCGTGCCGACCTGCTGGAGCGCGCCGCGCTCCAGGAGCTCGATCATCGGGTCGCCCGCGATCTGCTCGGAGAAGCGGGTGCAGCGCGCGCACAGCACGCAGCGCTCGCGGTCCAGCAGCACCTGGGGGGAGAGCGGCACCGGCTTCTCGAACGTGCGCTTGGGGCCCTCGAAGCGGGTGTCGGACTGCCCGGCGGACATCGCCTGGTTCTGCAGGGGGCACTCGCCGCCCTTGTCGCAGACGGGGCAGTCGAGCGGGTGGTTGATGAGCAGCAGCTCCATCACCCCGCGCTGGGCCTTCTCGGCGACGGGCGAGGTGAGCTGGGTCCTGACCACCATGCCGTCGGTGCAGGTGATGGTGCAGGACGCCATCGGCTTGCGCTGGCCCTCGACCTCGACGATGCACTGGCGGCAGGCGCCGGCCGGGTCGAGCAGCGGGTGGTCGCAGAACCGGGGGATCTCGATGCCGAGCAGCTCGGCGGCCCGGATGACGAGCGTGCCCTTGGGCACGGAGAGGGCGATGCCGTCGATGGTGACGGAGACGAGATCGTCCGGCGGCGGTGCCGCCTCTCCTCCGGAGGGGGCGGACGTGGTGACGGTCATGCGTGCACCTCCGGGTGCGACGTCCTGGTGTCGTCGGCCCACACCGTCGACGCGGCCGGGTCGAAGGGGCAGCCCTTGCCGGTGATGTGCCGTTCGTACTCCTCGCGGAAGTACTTCAGCGAGGAGAAGATCGGGCTCGCGGCGCCGTCGCCGAGCGCGCAGAAGGACTTGCCGTTGATGTTGTCGGCGATGTCGTTGATCTTGTCGAGGTCGGCCATGCGCCCCTTGCCGGCTTCGATGTCGCGGAGCAACTGCACCAGCCAGTACGTGCCTTCGCGGCAGGGTGTGCACTTGCCGCAGGACTCGTGGGCGTAGAACTCGGTCCAGCGGGTGACGGCCCGCACCACGCAGGTCGTCTCGTCGAAGCACTGCAGGGCCTTGGTGCCGAGCATCGATCCGGCGGCGCCCACCGCCTCGTAGTCGAGCGGCACGTCGAGGTGCTCGTCGGTGAACATCGGGGTGGACGAGCCGCCCGGGGTCCAGAACTTCAGGCGGTGGCCGGGGCGCATGCCGCCGCTCATCTCCAGCAGCTGGCGCAGCGTGATCCCCAGCGGCGCCTCGTACTGGCCGGGGCCCGCGACATGGCCGCTGAGGGAGTAGAGCGTGAAGCCTGGCGACTTCTCGCTGCCCATCGAACGGAACCAGTCCTTACCGCGGTTGAGGATCGCGGGAACCGAGGCGATGGACTCGACGTTGTTCACCACGGTGGGGCAGGCGTAGAGGCCGGCGACCGCGGGGAAGGGGGGCCGGAGCCGGGGCTGGCCGCGACGGCCTTCGAGCGAGTCGAGGAGTGCCGTTTCCTCGCCGCAGATGTACGCCCCCGCCCCCGCGTGCACGGTGATCTCGAGGTCGAGTCCGCTGCCCAGGATGTTCCGGCCGAGGTAGCCCGCCGCGCGGGCCTCGCGCACGGCCTCGTGCAGCCGGCGCAGTACGGGGACGGTCTCGCCGCGCAGATAGATGAAGGCGTGTTCCGAGCGGATCGCGTAACAGGCGATCAGCATGCCCTCGATGAGGGAGTGCGGATTGGCGAAGAGCAGCGGGATGTCCTTGCAGGTGCCCGGCTCGGACTCGTCCGCGTTGACGACGAGGTAGTGCGGTTTGCCGTCGCCCTGCGGGATGAACTGCCATTTCATCCCGGTCGGGAAGCCCGCGCCGCCCCTGCCGCGCAGCCCGGAGTCCTTGACGTAGGCGATCACTTCGTCGGGGGACATCGCGAGTGCCTTGCGCAGGCCCTGGTAGCCGTCGTGGCGCCGGTAGGTCTCCAGCGTCCAGGACTCCGGCTGGTCCCAGAAGGCGCTCAGCACGGGTGCGAGCAGCTTCTCGGGACTGGTTTCGTTGAGAGCGGCTGCCACGGTCATCCCTCCCCCTCCTCGGCGATCGGCCCGGCCGGGAAGTCCGGGTCGGAGTCGGACGTCTTCTGGGGTGCGTCGTGCGAGCTGGGGTGCCGCTGGGGCGGCTGTTCGTCGTGATGCTGCGGGGTGTCCTGCTGCGGTACGCCGCCGCGCGGGGGGCCGACCCGGGCCGGGCCGCTCTCGCCCCGGGCCAGCCGGAGCCCCGCCAGCGAGGCGTGCCCGGCACCACCGGTCGCCTCGACGGCGCCCGGCCGCTCGTCGGGGAAGCCGGCCAGGATGCGGGCCGTCTCCTGGTAGGTGCACAGGGGCGCGCCGCGTGTGGGCGCGACGGTGCGTCCCGCCCGCAGGTCGTCGACGAGCCGCTTGGCGCTCTCGACGGTCTGGTTGTCGAAGAACTCCCAGTTGACCATCACGACGGGCGCGAAGTCGCAGGCCGCGTTGCACTCGATGTGTTCGAGGGTGACCTTGCCGTCGGGGGTCGTCTCCTCGTTGCCGACGCCCAGGTGCTCTTTCAGCGCGTCGAAGATGGCGTCGCCGCCGAGCACCGCGCACAGGGTGTTGGTGCAGACCCCCACCTGGTAATCGCCACTGGGCCGGCGGCGGTACATGGTGTAGAAGGTCGAGACCGCGGTGACCTCGGCGGTGGTCAGGCCGAGCTGCTCGGCGCAGAAGCGGACACCGGTGCGGGTGACGTGCCCCTCCTCGGCCTGTACGAGGTGCAGCAGCGGCAGCAGCGCACTGCGGCTGTCGGGGTAGCGGGCGATCACCTCCTTCGCGTCCGCGTCGAGCCGGGCGCGGACCTCGGCGGGGTAGTCGGGGGCGGGGAGCTGCGGCATCCCCAGCTGCACCCCTTGACTGCTCGATGTGGCACTCACCGGTCGACGCCTCCCATCACGGGGTCGATGGACGCGACGGCGACGATGACGTCGGCCACCTGGCCGCCCTCGCACATCGCCGCCATGGACTGGAGGTTGGTGAAGGAGGGGTCGCGGAAGTGGACGCGGTAGGGGCGGGTGCCGCCGTCGCTGACCACGTGCACGCCCAGCTCGCCCTTGGGGGATTCCACCGCCACGTACACCTGCCCGGGCGGTACCCGGAAGCCCTCCGTCACCAGCTTGAAGTGGTGGATCAGGGCCTCCATCGAGGTGCCCATGATCTTCTTGATGTGGTCGAGGGAGTTGCCGAGGCCGTCCGGGCCGAGCGCCAGCTGGGCGGGCCAGGCGATCTTCTTGTCGGCCACCATGACCGGGCCCGGCTCCAGCCGGTCCAGGCACTGTTCGACGATCCGCAGCGACTGGCGCATCTCCTCCAGCCGGATGAGGAAGCGCCCGTAGGCATCGCACGTGTCGGCGGTCGGCACGTCGAAGTCGTACGTCTCGTAGCCGCAGTAGGGCTGGGCCTTGCGCAGGTCGTGCGGGAGGCCGGCGGCGCGCAGGATCGGGCCCGTCGCGCCGAGGGCCATGCAGCCGGCGAGGTCGAGATAACCGACGTCCTGCAACCGGCCCTTGAAGATCGGGTTGCCGGTGGCGAGCTTGTCGTACTCGGGGAAGTTCTTGCGCATCTTCTTCACGAATTCGCGCACCGCGTCCACCGCGCCCGGGGGCAGGTCCTGGGCGAGCCCGCCGGGCCGGATGTAGGCGTGGTTCAGCCGCAGCCCGGTGATCAGCTCGTAGAGGTCCAGGATCATCTCGCGGTCCCGGATGCCGTAGATCATGATCGTGGTGGCGCCGAGCTCCATGCCGCCGGTGGCGATGCACACCAGGTGCGAGGAGATGCGGTTGAGCTCCATCAGCATCACGCGGACGATCGTGGCCCGGTCCGGGACCTGGTCCTCGATGCCGAGCAGCCGCTCCACGCCCATGCAGTACGCCGTCTCGTTGTAGAACGAGGTGAGGTAGTCCATGCGCGTGACGAAGGTGGTGCCCTGCGTCCAGTTGCGGTACTCGAGGTTCTTCTCGATGCCGGTGTGGAGATAGCCGATGCCGCAGCGGGCCTCGGTGACCGTCTCGCCGTCGATCTCCAGGATGAGGCGGAGCACCCCGTGGGTGGAGGGGTGCTGGGGGCCCATGTTGACGATGATCCGCTCGTCGTCGGCCCGCTTGGCCGCCGCCGCGATCTCGTCCCAGTCGCCGCCGGTGACGGTGTAGACGGGGCCCTCGGTGGTGTCGCGGGCACTGGCTCGGGGAGTGCTCATCAGCTGTACGACCTCCGCTGGTCCGGAGCCGGGATCTGGGCGCCCTTGTACTCGACGGGGATGCCGCCGAGGGGGTAGTCCTTGCGCTGCGGGTGGCCCTGCCAGTCGGCCGGCATGAAGATCCGCGTGAGCGCCGGGTGGCCGTCGAAGATCAGGCCGAAGAAGTCGTAGGTCTCGCGCTCGTGCCAGTCGTTGGTCGGATAGACGTCGACGATCGACGGCACGTGCGGATCGCTGTCGGGGGCGCTGACCTCCAGCCTGATCAGCCGGTTGTGGGTGATCGAGCGCAGGTGGTAGACCGCGTGCAGCTCGCGTCCCTTGTCGCCCTCGAAGTGCACTCCGCTCACGCCGGTGCACAGCTCGAAGCGGAGCGCCGGGTCGTCGCGCAGGGTGCGGGCGACGCGCGGCAGGTGTTCGCGGGCGATGTGGAAGGTGATCTCGCCGCGGTCGACGACGGTCTTCTCGATCGCGTTCTCCGGGAGGAGGCCCTGCTCTTCGAGGGCGCCCTCCAGCTCGTCGGCCACCTCGTCGAACCAGCCGCCGTACGGGCGGTTCGACGCTCCCGGCAGCCGTACGGTCCGCACCAGGCCGCCGTAGCCGCTGGTGTCGCCGCCGTTCCCGACGCCGAACATGCCGCGCTGGACCCGGATGGCCTCGCCCTGCTCGCCGCGCTGGCCCGGGAGCCGCTCGTCCGGCGCCTGTTCCTGCTCGCTCACCGCAGCAGACCCTTCATCTCGATCAACGGCAGGGCCTTCAGCGCCGTTTGCTCCGCCTCGCGCTCCGCTTCCTCGCGGTGCGCGCCGAGCTTCTCGCCCTGGATCTTCCGGTGCAGCTTCAGGATCGCGTCCATCAGCATCTCGGGGCGGGGCGGGCAGCCGGGCAGATAGATGTCGACCGGCACGATGTGGTCGACGCCCTGCACGATGGCGTAGTTGTTGAACATGCCGCCGCTGGAGGCGCAGACCCCCATGGAGATCACCCACTTGGGGTTCGGCATCTGGTCGTAGATCTGGCGCAGCACCGGCGCCATCTTCTGGCTGACCCGCCCGGCCACGATCATCAGATCGGCCTGGCGGGGCGAGCCACGGAAGATCTCCATGCCGAAGCGGGCGAGGTCGTAGCGCCCGGCGCCGGTCGACATCACCTCGATGGCGCAGCAGGCCAGGCCGAAGGTGGCCGGGAAGACGGACGACTTGCGGACCCAGCCGGCGGCCTGCTCGACGGTGGTCAGCGCGAAGCCGCTGGGCAGCTTCTCTTCGAGTCCCACGGTTGGTGCCCCCTAGTCCCATTCCAGGCCGCCGCGCCGCCAGACATAGGCGTAGGCGACGAAGACGGTGAGCACGAAGAGCAGCATCTCCACGAGCCCGAACAACCCCAGGGCGTCGAAGGTGACGGCCCAGGGATAGAGGAAGACGATCTCGATGTCGAAGACGATGAAGAGCATCGCCGTCAGGTAGTACTTGATCGGGAAGCGCCCGCCACCGGCCGGCTGCGGGGTCGGTTGGACGCCGCATTCATAGGCCTCGAGCTTGGCGCGGTTGTACCTCTTGGGCCCGATGAGCGAGGCCATGACCACGGAGAAGATCGCGAAGCCTGCTCCGAGGGCTCCCAGTACGAGGATGGGCGCGTAGGCGTTC
The window above is part of the Streptomyces syringium genome. Proteins encoded here:
- the nuoH gene encoding NADH-quinone oxidoreductase subunit NuoH, whose protein sequence is MFGRDPWWLIALKAVFCFAFVMVTVLLSIVFERKIVAWMQLRIGPNRHGPWGMLQSLADGIKLMLKEDVIVKRADKAVYLLAPVVAAVPAFMAIAVIPFGPAGNEVSIFGQRTTMQLTDLPIAVLYILATASIGIYGIVLAGWSSGSTYPLLGGLRSCAQMISYEIAMGVSFAAVFLYSGSMSTSTIVDAQEDRWYVLLLPVSFLIYIVSMVGETNRAPFDLPESEGDLVGGFNTEYSSIKFAMFMLAEYVNMVTVSAVAVTLFLGGWRAPYPVSAFWEGANHGWWPMLWFVIKLQLLLFFFIWLRGTLPRLRYDQFMKLGWKVLIPVSMVWLMLVATVRALRNERYDFQEIVLYVGGAVVAILLVSFVFDIFRDRGGQRDGADGVPAEPGPGFDPMAGGFPVPPLPGQTLPPVPRRRSRQDRELIVSGGVDTLSDDSRDGKEAGGAC
- the nuoI gene encoding NADH-quinone oxidoreductase subunit NuoI, which encodes MPAEPSRGDTPRTPFQNPVAGFGVTFKAMFKKRLTEQYPEEKKLTAPRFHGRHQLNRHPDGLEKCVGCELCAWACPADAIYVEGADNTDEERYSPGERYGRVYQINYLRCILCGLCVEACPTRALTMTNDYELANTTRASLIYTKEELLAGLDDRMVDTPHAIFPGMTEQDYYRGLVTGAAPGTVQQTAVSKGAAPQEGASDFGPEEPASRKVAGK
- a CDS encoding NADH-quinone oxidoreductase subunit J, whose product is MSAGTIAFAAASATSTGEAVQFWVLGTVAVLGALATVLMKKAVHSALSLAATMIILAVFYLANGAYFLGIVQIVVYTGAIMMLFLFVVMLVGVTAADSLKETIRGQRWLAACCGLGFGILLIAGLGNASLRQFNGLGQANSGGNVQGLAALIFTKYVFAFELTGALLITAAVGAMVLTHRERAERAATQRELSEARVREGKQLPPLPAPGVYARHNAVDIPGLLPDGTPSELTVSPTLRARGQIRDVSGQALAELAALEQRSGDWVERGHSEDTKGAAK
- the nuoL gene encoding NADH-quinone oxidoreductase subunit L — protein: MENLIGLLVAAPLLGAALLLCGGRRLDKSGHWIGTLLAAVSFAIGVVLFADMLGRDGERRALHTTVFSWVPVGGFRADVGFQLDQLSMTFVLLITGVGTLIHLYSVGYMEHDEKRRRFFGYLNLFLAAMLLLVVADNYLLLYVGWEGVGLASFLLIGFWQHKPSAATAAKKAFIVNRVGDVGLSIAIMLMFTTFGTFAFGPVLESAGDAGQGKLTAVALMLLLAACGKSAQVPLQSWLGDAMEGPTPVSALIHAATMVTAGVYLITRSGAIFNGAPDAQLAVVTVGAVTLLFGAIVGCAKDDIKKALAGSTMSQIGYMILAAGLGPIGYVFAIMHLVTHGFFKAGLFLGAGSVMHGMNGEVDMRRYGGLRKYMPVTFVTFGLGYLAIIGFPGLSGFFSKDKIIEAAFAKGGTEGWILGGVALLGAAITAYYMTRVMIMTFFGDKRWQPAPSAQEPGAEPAAGTEGAGELPHPHESPRTMTIPMVVLAFGSVFAGGLFSLNDAFLKWLEPVTGHAHGNSPVSALTVTAATVVVLVVGVTLAWFQYGRGPVPVTAPRGSLLTRAARRDLLQDDFNHVVLVRGGEHLTRSLVYVDHSLVDGVVNGTAASVGGLSGRMRKLQNGYARSYAVSMFGGAAVLIVATLLMRAV
- the nuoK gene encoding NADH-quinone oxidoreductase subunit NuoK translates to MSPVNYLYLAALLFTIGAAGVLIRRNAIVVFMCVELMLNACNLAFVAFSRMHGNLDGQIIAFFTMVVAAAEVVVGLAIIMTIFRSRHSASVDDASLLKL
- a CDS encoding NADH-quinone oxidoreductase subunit G, which codes for MTVTTSAPSGGEAAPPPDDLVSVTIDGIALSVPKGTLVIRAAELLGIEIPRFCDHPLLDPAGACRQCIVEVEGQRKPMASCTITCTDGMVVRTQLTSPVAEKAQRGVMELLLINHPLDCPVCDKGGECPLQNQAMSAGQSDTRFEGPKRTFEKPVPLSPQVLLDRERCVLCARCTRFSEQIAGDPMIELLERGALQQVGTGEGDPFESYFSGNTIQICPVGALTSAAYRFRARPFDLVSSPTVCEHCAGGCATRTDHRRGKVMRRLAADDPEVNEEWVCDKGRFAFRYAQRPDRLTHPLVRNADGVLEPASWPEALDAAARGLSAARGRAGVLTGGRLTVEDAYAYAKFARVALDTHDIDFRARVHSAEEADFLAARIAGRGRDIDGGGLTYAALEKAPAVLLVGFEAEEEAPGVFLRLRKAHRKHGQRLFALATHATRGLVKAGGTLLPAAPGTETEWLRALADTTGLSGGLDTGGRAAADALRAPGSVIVVGERTAAVPGALTAAVAAATTTGASLVWIPRRAGERGALEAGALPGLLPGGRPATDPRAREETAVAWGTGELPRSPGRDTGQIIEAAATGELGALVVAGVEVADLPDPARARTALDAIGFLVSLEQRPSEVTDRADVVLPVAAVAEKSGTFLNWEGRARPFELAIKPDQVTRRHLMPDIRVLHMLADAMGAALALPDVPAARAEMARLGTWTGAHAADPAESARPLPAPRPGEAVLAGHRLLLDEGRLQDGDEALAGTRHAALARLSAATAAEAGVRDGQPLAVTGPAGTVRLPLAVTAMPDRVVWLPLNSVGGSVADAVGASPGALVRIGPDTSGADTAGTGAREVRL